A genome region from Proteus vulgaris includes the following:
- the rplK gene encoding 50S ribosomal protein L11: MAKKVQAYIKLQVSAGMANPSPPVGPALGQQGVNIMEFCKAFNAKTESVEKGLPIPVVITVYADRSFTFITKTPPAAVLLKKAAGVKSGSGKPNKEKVGKITSAQVREIAETKAADLTGADVEAMMRSIEGTARSMGLVVED, encoded by the coding sequence ATGGCTAAGAAAGTCCAAGCCTATATCAAACTGCAAGTTTCTGCAGGTATGGCTAATCCAAGTCCACCAGTTGGTCCAGCTCTGGGTCAACAAGGTGTTAACATCATGGAATTCTGTAAAGCATTCAACGCTAAAACTGAAAGCGTAGAAAAAGGCTTACCAATTCCTGTTGTTATTACAGTTTACGCTGACCGTTCTTTCACTTTTATTACCAAAACTCCTCCAGCAGCGGTTCTGCTGAAGAAAGCTGCGGGCGTGAAATCAGGTTCTGGTAAACCGAACAAAGAGAAAGTAGGTAAAATTACTTCTGCTCAAGTTCGTGAAATCGCAGAAACTAAAGCTGCGGACCTGACTGGTGCTGACGTTGAAGCTATGATGCGTTCAATCGAAGGTACTGCTCGTTCCATGGGCCTGGTAGTGGAGGACTAA
- the secE gene encoding preprotein translocase subunit SecE codes for MSANSGAQDSKRGGDIAKWIITVLLLAVAVGGNYLYREFNLALRALAVVALFVAAGGIALWTTQGKATLAFAREARIEMRKVVWPTRQETLQTTLIVAAVTAIVSLVLWGLDGILVRFVSFITGL; via the coding sequence ATGAGTGCGAATAGCGGAGCTCAAGATAGCAAACGTGGTGGTGATATCGCTAAGTGGATCATTACCGTTTTATTGCTGGCAGTAGCAGTGGGTGGCAACTATCTTTATCGTGAATTTAACCTAGCGTTACGAGCTTTAGCGGTTGTTGCTTTGTTCGTAGCAGCGGGTGGGATCGCGTTGTGGACAACACAAGGTAAAGCAACATTAGCATTTGCTCGTGAAGCGCGTATTGAAATGCGTAAAGTAGTATGGCCAACACGTCAAGAAACATTGCAAACAACCCTAATTGTTGCTGCAGTGACGGCTATTGTGTCATTAGTTCTTTGGGGACTGGATGGCATTCTGGTTCGTTTTGTTTCATTTATTACTGGCCTGTGA
- the nusG gene encoding transcription termination/antitermination protein NusG, protein MTDSPKKRWYVIQAFSGFEGRVAQSLREHIKLNEMEDSFGEVMVPTEEVVEIRSGQRRKSERKFFPGYVLVQMVMNDATWHLVRNVPRVMGFIGGTSDRPAPISDKEVDAIMNRLQQVGDKPRPKTLFEPGEMVRVSDGPFADFNGVVEEVDYEKSRLKVSVSIFGRATPVELDFSQVEKG, encoded by the coding sequence ATGACTGATTCTCCAAAAAAACGCTGGTATGTCATTCAGGCATTTTCGGGCTTTGAAGGCCGTGTTGCACAATCTCTGCGTGAACATATCAAATTAAACGAAATGGAAGACTCATTCGGCGAAGTTATGGTTCCAACCGAAGAAGTGGTTGAGATCCGTAGCGGTCAACGTCGTAAAAGTGAGCGTAAATTTTTCCCAGGCTATGTTCTTGTCCAAATGGTTATGAACGATGCAACTTGGCACTTAGTCCGTAATGTACCGCGTGTCATGGGATTTATTGGTGGAACCTCAGACAGACCTGCACCAATTAGTGATAAAGAAGTTGATGCGATTATGAATCGCTTACAACAAGTTGGTGATAAACCACGTCCTAAAACACTGTTTGAACCAGGTGAAATGGTTCGTGTTAGCGATGGTCCATTCGCTGACTTTAATGGTGTAGTTGAAGAAGTTGATTATGAGAAAAGCCGCTTAAAAGTTTCTGTTTCAATCTTTGGTCGTGCGACACCAGTTGAATTAGACTTTAGTCAGGTTGAAAAAGGTTAA
- the tuf gene encoding elongation factor Tu, which produces MSKEKFERSKPHVNVGTIGHVDHGKTTLTAAITTVLAKTYGGAARAFDQIDNAPEEKARGITISTSHVEYDTPTRHYAHVDCPGHADYVKNMITGAAQMDGAILVVAATDGPMPQTREHILLGRQVGVPYIIVFLNKCDMVDDEELLELVEMEVRELLSQYDFPGDDTPVIRGSALKALEGEAEWEAKIVELAEALDSYIPEPERAIDKPFLLPIEDVFSISGRGTVVTGRVERGIIKVGEEVEIVGIKDTAKTTCTGVEMFRKLLDEGRAGENVGVLLRGTKREEIERGQVLAKPGSIKPHTKFEAEVYILSKDEGGRHTPFFKGYRPQFYFRTTDVTGTIELPEGVEMVMPGDNINMIVELIHPIAMDDGLRFAIREGGRTVGAGVVAKVILG; this is translated from the coding sequence GTGTCTAAAGAAAAATTTGAACGTTCAAAACCGCACGTTAACGTTGGTACTATCGGCCACGTTGACCACGGTAAAACAACTCTGACTGCTGCAATCACTACAGTTTTAGCTAAAACTTACGGTGGTGCTGCTCGTGCATTCGATCAAATCGATAATGCGCCAGAAGAAAAAGCGCGTGGTATCACCATTTCTACTTCACACGTAGAATACGATACTCCAACTCGCCACTACGCACACGTAGACTGCCCAGGCCACGCCGACTATGTTAAAAACATGATCACGGGTGCTGCGCAAATGGACGGCGCTATTCTGGTAGTAGCAGCAACTGATGGTCCAATGCCACAAACTCGTGAGCACATCCTGTTAGGTCGTCAGGTTGGTGTTCCTTACATCATCGTATTCCTGAACAAATGTGACATGGTAGATGATGAAGAACTGTTAGAATTAGTTGAAATGGAAGTTCGTGAACTTCTGTCTCAATACGATTTCCCAGGTGATGACACGCCAGTAATCCGTGGTTCAGCGCTGAAAGCACTGGAAGGCGAAGCTGAGTGGGAAGCAAAAATTGTTGAATTAGCAGAAGCACTGGATTCTTATATCCCAGAGCCAGAGCGTGCAATTGACAAACCATTCCTGTTACCAATCGAAGACGTATTCTCAATCTCAGGCCGTGGTACAGTAGTAACAGGTCGTGTTGAGCGTGGTATTATTAAAGTTGGTGAAGAAGTTGAAATCGTAGGTATCAAAGATACGGCTAAAACAACGTGTACTGGCGTTGAAATGTTCCGTAAATTACTTGACGAAGGTCGTGCAGGTGAGAACGTTGGTGTTCTGTTACGTGGTACTAAACGTGAAGAAATCGAACGTGGACAAGTACTGGCTAAACCAGGTTCAATCAAGCCACACACTAAATTCGAAGCAGAAGTTTATATTCTGAGCAAAGATGAAGGTGGTCGTCACACTCCATTCTTCAAAGGCTACCGTCCACAGTTCTACTTCCGTACAACTGACGTAACGGGTACTATCGAATTACCAGAAGGCGTAGAAATGGTAATGCCAGGTGACAACATCAACATGATCGTTGAACTGATTCACCCAATCGCGATGGACGACGGTTTACGTTTCGCTATCCGTGAAGGTGGCCGTACAGTAGGTGCGGGCGTTGTTGCTAAAGTAATTTTAGGTTAA